From the Anopheles stephensi strain Indian chromosome X, UCI_ANSTEP_V1.0, whole genome shotgun sequence genome, the window GTTGTGTCACCGTATGTTCACCCAGCTCCTTATCGTCCTCCACCACAGGGGCAGCTTCGTTAGTGGCGCACGTGTAGTACTTCATGCGTCGTGCGCGTTTGGCTTCCTTCCGCAGTCGCCGGGCTTCCTTCGATGCTTTGTGGCGCTTTTTGCGCTTCTGCGACACcaagctgctgcagctgctgctgtacgacGTTaaatcttcctcctcctcctcctcgtcgtcgtcctccaTCGCCTCGTCCTTTTCGCCATTGGTCGCGTCATCCGGGCGGTACGTCGCACTAGCTTCATCCGTTGCTTTCGCTCTGGCAAGAAGTGTACCGTCACTGAGCGAATgcgtgctactgctgctggcggGTGAATCGTAAGTAAGGGAGCGTCTGCTCAGATTAGCCACACGGCGACACACCGACCGGTAAGAGCGATCGCGGcccccctcctcctcctcatgcTCCTCCTCCTGTTCGTCTAGATCGCGCAAACCTTCCATGCGTAGGATCTCGTACTCGCGCCGGAACGCACTCGGGCTGGCACCGTTGTCCGCATCGCTCATACTGTTGCCCGACTCAATGATCTCGTCAATCACCGGACTGCGCTTCATGCGGAGCGTCAGCTTTAACCTACGCTCCGGTGTCCTCATCAACGGTTCCGCCGGTACCGTgctggaggaggaggtggagaACGTAGAAGAGGAGGGAGACAGTTTGGAGCTGGTCGCACCACCAGCGCACCCACTGTCCGGTGCCTGGGACGGGGTCGAGGAACTGATTGCCATACTGCTTATACTGTTGGTGTTGTTCGTGCTGGTGGCAGCCGCATCCCGCTGCATGCTACACTGTCGTATCTTGGACAGTATGATATCGTCCTCCTCATCGTCGTCCGACACGGTCGTCATAGGGGTTGGCGGCTCACCGCCACCCACGTGGTGTGTGGTGCTCCCAACCGAGGTAGACTGCCCATCCCCATCGTGCGGCTCCCTGCGGCGTGAtgaggtagcagcagcagcagtacgcttCCCTGCCAACCCTCCTCGACGATCCGGTGCAGCAGTGTTATTGCTTGTGGAGTTGCGATTTGAATCACATTTCGATGGTGGCCACTGCCGCCGTAACCGTTCGGCGTCGGTCAACGTTGTCGTCGAGGCCGGATTCATGCGCAGCTTGAGCTTTAACCGTTGCTGGTCGGCTAGCTGCTGCAGTGAGGCACCTTTACATCGCGCACTGGACGACGCAGATGAgcatgaggaggaggaggacgacgacgatgaggaggaggaggaggaagaagaatagcTGGACAGGGCAGAGCTACCGTTGCTACGCTTCTGCGCGACGGCACAGGATGAGGACGAGGAGCTCGTTGGTTTGCTGCTGTTCGCCGGATGCTGCCACAGTACAtcgtcctcctcttcctccccctccccctcctcctcctcctcgtcctcctcatcctcctcctcgtcctcttcCCCCTCGTCATCgttttcgtccgccggttgcCCGTGCCAACCGTACCTTCTAGCACGCCCATTTACAACCGAATCCTTTCCGCGAGATCGTTTCGTTGGTGATAGCTGCTTGCGGGTGCGCGTAGTGCTACCGTTACTACTGCTACCTGTCGTACTACCACTACCGTGTGACATTTTCACATCCTTCCTTTGCCCGACATCTTTCGCTTCCTCGTCATCCTCTTCGTGTGGTCGTGTCTGTAGCTTCGCTTTTCGTCTGCCGCTGCCACGATTCGACGACGCTTTTGCCGCTTtacgctgctgttgcttctcGTCTTCTGCGGTGGTTGTTGTCGTGACGGTCGAACAGCGTCTACCGAACTTGTCGCCGCACTCCTGCCCACTACCTTCACACACACCTTCCTCACCCGGCCGCGACGCACGAAATGGTTTGGCGaggttctgctgctgctgctgcctgccgTTCGACTCCGCTAAATGCTCTTCCACCAGCAGCCGTAGCATGCCGCGCGTTAACCGTGGGCTAACTTCGTCCGTCTCAGCGCCCGTCGACGGCAGCGTGGAGTGAGCATCGCCACCAGACGCATGGGCCACGCGCAACGACATCCGGCGTGTCATGATGCGCTGCTGGGACGATGTAGCGGCGTTCTCTGCGACACGTTTGGCCGATGACGTACCGGACGTAGCTAGCTGCTCGTCCGGTGTTGGTTCGCGGGTCCGTTTGCGGCTTACCGATTGCTTACGGGTGGTGGACGGTTGTGCTGACTCGTCCACCGGAATGCCTGCAGCAAACGGGTTCGAatgtggatgatgatggtgatggtggtggggaTGATGAGTGTCCTGCTGGGGCGCATGCGAAGGATTCCGAAGCGCGTAGTACCCATTCACCGTCGGTCCCGCAGTACCATCGTCGGGCGTATCATCGTGAAACGTGTAGATACTTCGACTGCTACTACTGTACATACTGGCTCGGCGCTTCTGACTGCCAATCGGTTCCAGGCTGAACGAATGCACACTGCTATTGCtgcaatcatcatcaatcaCGATCACATCTTCGCTCGAATCCTTCGCGCCGACCTTACCACCGCCGGGCGCAACCGACGCTGCCCGGCGCCGGGGATCACTGCCGGCGGAATCTTTTCTCGTTTTGCGCTTCGTTTCGAGGGCCTGGTGCGTTTCGTGCTGGCCGGCGGACGTGGTGGACGAAGCCTTACCGAACTGTTCGCTCGACTCGACAATACTGTAACTGCTGTACCTCCGGCGACCAGGATTGCTACCTTTGCCGTGTGCCGCTCTACTACCCTGCGGCTCGTCCCGTTTCTTCTCGTCCGGTTTCGCACCGGTTGACGGTTTTATGCTGCCGCCAGTCGACGAACGGGTGGCGCGCTTCAGCTGACCGTCGCCACCTTTCGACGCATCGGCCTCGGGCGGTGTATCGTCGTGGAACGTGTAGATACTTCGGCTACTGCTAGTGTACATGCTCGCCCGgcgcttctgctgctgattgCCGTCGGCCGTCGGCACCGGTTGACTGTACGGCAGATCCGAGGCAAAGGACGGCACACTGCTATTGCTACAGTCGTCGTCGATCAGGATCACCTCATCCGGATGTTCTTTGGACCGCGAGCGAACCTTCCCGCCAGGCCCTACGACCGACGTTGCCCGTCTCCGGCGAGCACCACCATCCTCTTCCGCCCTATCTTTCTTCCGCTTTCGTTTGGTTTCGTGTGGCTGGTGGTGACGGGCGGCCGATttggccgccgccgccggtgCTTTGCGCTCGGTGGACGACGTTTCGCTGAACTGCTCCGAATCGGCAATACTGCTGTAGCTGCTGTACCTTCGCTGGCGCGAATGAACGCTTTTGCTGGCTGGTGTTTTCCCGCCCGTGTGATGCTGCACCGTTCTCCCGTTTCCTTCCTCGAACGTTTCGTCGTCCCGCTTTTTGTCCTGCCCTTTCGGACTGTGCTCGTCCTCTTTcgtggcagtggtggtggtggtggtggtagtagcagcagtggtAGTAGCGGTCGAAGGTTTCATACTGCTGCAGGTTGACGAACGGGTGGCACGCTTCAGCTGTGACGCACTTTTCTCATCTGTCGCCTTCTTGCTGCCGCTGGTGCTGCTCCCATGACCCGCCAGCGACTCACCGTCATCTGCCAGCTCCGTTGCAAACTGACGGCCGAGCGGTGCCAACGGCGCCACAACCGGGGCAGCAACATTCGTGCAGTAAGGTTTCTGCTGGGCAAGTAGCATCTCTGCGTCGTACTTCGTCATGCCCTTGTCGCGTAATTCACGCACCGTCAGCATGCTCAGTGCGGACGGTGGTTCCTTCCCGAGGGACGCCAGCTTGGCGCCACCAAGATCACTGCCGCCCGTACCATTGTTGCGCTTGTTTTTCATCCTATTTAACCGATTGTCGGTTTCGCGCAGTCTGTACCGCACGCCACCGTTCGCCGTGCCGACGACCACAACGCCGCCCAACCCATTCACATCACCAGCCAGCGACGAGACGGTACCGGCAACGCCCTCGCCAACCTCACTCCCAGCTCCACTGACACCTACACCGCCAGCGACTCCACTTCCGCCACTCACACCACTGTCGCACGCCGCCCCATTATACAGCGACGCACTCTCGATCAGGCGGGCGCGGGCAGCAAACGCACCCGTACCGCGCCGTTCGCACGTTTCACACTCGCAGTAGCAGTTGTTATCGCCGAAGAAATCCTCCCCGTAGAAGCAGGTAATCTCTTCGCCCACCTCGATGTCGCGCAACACCTTCACGCACGCCGTATCGCGGCCGGTCGCCACGAACTTGCAGTTGGCGCGGCAATCGTGATTAATGTAGGCGGCCGGTCCCAACCACAGCTGGGCACAGTTTTTCCGACAGCTGTACATGACGGAAAAATCGTTCCGGCCCGGATAGAGCAGGTCCGCTTCCTCGCGTTCGGTCAGCTCGGCAATACAGCCCACGAGACATTCGATCTTTTCGTTCTTCATCCAGCGGCGGGTGGAACAGATTTTGGCACCTTTCTGACCTTCGAGCGAGTAGCGGTAGCATGCCTCGATGACGAATCCCGAGTGCTGATCAAACACCCGCAGATAGCGATAGATCTGTGCgaagtgaagaagaaaaaaggagtgATTTCAGTAAGCAATTTGAATCTTTTATGCTGGCAAAGGTCACCATAAAGTGTGCGTGATtttgtctgtttgtgtgttctGTACTTACGTGTGCCTCTAGCCGTTTCAGTGCCAGCTTGTTCTTGTTCAACAGCGACCTTGGCATCCAGTTGCCATTGATCAGCTGCTGGTAGCACTTGCTGTAATTTTGCGTCCGTATAAACTCCTCGATAATGTTCTTGATCTCGTCCTTGTTTGCCTTCAGCGGTCGATACTTGAGGCTCATCTTGTGCGTCTGAAAGCCGAGTATGGTGTCGAGCACCAGGCCGGTTGCGAGATCATCATTGTCGGACAGTTCCTTCGGTGTCATGCCCGTACCGGGCGACGCAACCTGGGCGAGCCGGTGCTGCTGGTTGCTGGTGCgtcctgcctgctgctgccctgcACCGCCACTGCCCGATGCGTGCCCGGACGACGCTACCACCATCCtgccggtgctgctggtgctggtgctggtgatgttgGTACCGTCGTCACAGGGCGACGCCTCGGCCGTTCCACCGCTGGTAGTAGCCGATCGTGACGGTGGATGGAAGCCACCGCAGGATGACGCCGTCGAAGCAGgtgctgcaaccgatgtttcGTTTCCCCCTTCCTCTGCCACCTGTGTTCCGGCCGATCCTGGCGCTGCTCCTGTTggcgaggacgacgacgacgatgacgatgacggtTTCGCCTTCGTATCTGCTCCAGCGTGCTGCCGCTTCCTAGTGCTGGACGGTGCTCCGGTAATTCTAGCGGCGCGACGCTGACCTCCGCCAACGCAGTCGCCCGTCACCACAATCCGGCtccgctggtgctgctgcgttTCCTTTTCCGTGCCTctcgctgccgccgccgccgccgtccgTCTACTCCCCACACTACGTCCACCTTCGTCAGCTTCTTCTACTGCAGCCGCCACCACTTCCGTTGGTTtggactcacacacacacactcacgtacTTGCCTGCCGCACACTGGAATGTGTGCGTAGCTAAGCGTCCGTCCTTTGCCAACCGTTCCTGCTTGCGGTCCGTTCTGTACTGCCAGCACGACACGCTCTGCTCCGATAATGCGCGTGTGTGGCAAAGTGGTGGAGGTTGCAGCAAGGTTGGAAACGGAGCAAAGGGGCTGCAGTGGCCTTACGTCGATGATGTTGGCAGCATTCGTACTACAGCGTTAGCATACTTATCCTAAaatgggaaaacggaaaaaaaagatattaaATTCTTTATTTCACTCGAAAGACGTCTCCACGGCCTCACATTCTCCCGTCGGCGCGCTTGGCAAGTGTGTTGGTAAATGGTATTTAAACGATTGATTAGATTGTTTGCGTCCAATCACTTAACCGACCATTCATTGCGTAGCGATTGTGCCAGTTCACCTTAGAGGCACTGTAGCAAAAATCGGTGTGTTGTGCGCCTGGTTGCTCGCAAACTACTGTCAATTGGGTTTCATTGACGAGCGGCAGTTCGCTGCACTTGTCCGacaaagaaacaataaaaaaaaaatttatagcATGCACAGTTTCCATTTCCAGACTCCAACCCACAGCACCCTATTAACAGCACACCCATTCGCACATGTTTTCATGGACAATTTTATACCTCCTCTTCCTTTGCTTCTCAAACTCTTCCGCACGGCAAGATGGTTTGCGTCGAGCAGcgcgaacgacgacgacgcaccACAAGGATCGTTTTATTGCCTTCAATAAAATCCAGGCGGTTCTAATAAACCCCGGTTCCGTCCGAGCTGAACCCAATATGCATCTCGGATGCAGCGAGAGACCTTATGCTACACACGGGCACAAGGTTACAGACACGAATGTGCTATATACCGCACTAAAATATAAGATGCAATAGTTCCAGACGAGATGTGTTATATTAAAAAGACTgcgtttttatgtgttttctcGAGAATGGCGGAACTGCGCTAAGCCATTTGGTTTGCTGGAATATCGCAGACCTTCT encodes:
- the LOC118509186 gene encoding pneumococcal serine-rich repeat protein isoform X1 — protein: MVVASSGHASGSGGAGQQQAGRTSNQQHRLAQVASPGTGMTPKELSDNDDLATGLVLDTILGFQTHKMSLKYRPLKANKDEIKNIIEEFIRTQNYSKCYQQLINGNWMPRSLLNKNKLALKRLEAHIYRYLRVFDQHSGFVIEACYRYSLEGQKGAKICSTRRWMKNEKIECLVGCIAELTEREEADLLYPGRNDFSVMYSCRKNCAQLWLGPAAYINHDCRANCKFVATGRDTACVKVLRDIEVGEEITCFYGEDFFGDNNCYCECETCERRGTGAFAARARLIESASLYNGAACDSGVSGGSGVAGGVGVSGAGSEVGEGVAGTVSSLAGDVNGLGGVVVVGTANGGVRYRLRETDNRLNRMKNKRNNGTGGSDLGGAKLASLGKEPPSALSMLTVRELRDKGMTKYDAEMLLAQQKPYCTNVAAPVVAPLAPLGRQFATELADDGESLAGHGSSTSGSKKATDEKSASQLKRATRSSTCSSMKPSTATTTAATTTTTTTTATKEDEHSPKGQDKKRDDETFEEGNGRTVQHHTGGKTPASKSVHSRQRRYSSYSSIADSEQFSETSSTERKAPAAAAKSAARHHQPHETKRKRKKDRAEEDGGARRRRATSVVGPGGKVRSRSKEHPDEVILIDDDCSNSSVPSFASDLPYSQPVPTADGNQQQKRRASMYTSSSRSIYTFHDDTPPEADASKGGDGQLKRATRSSTGGSIKPSTGAKPDEKKRDEPQGSRAAHGKGSNPGRRRYSSYSIVESSEQFGKASSTTSAGQHETHQALETKRKTRKDSAGSDPRRRAASVAPGGGKVGAKDSSEDVIVIDDDCSNSSVHSFSLEPIGSQKRRASMYSSSSRSIYTFHDDTPDDGTAGPTVNGYYALRNPSHAPQQDTHHPHHHHHHHPHSNPFAAGIPVDESAQPSTTRKQSVSRKRTREPTPDEQLATSGTSSAKRVAENAATSSQQRIMTRRMSLRVAHASGGDAHSTLPSTGAETDEVSPRLTRGMLRLLVEEHLAESNGRQQQQQNLAKPFRASRPGEEGVCEGSGQECGDKFGRRCSTVTTTTTAEDEKQQQRKAAKASSNRGSGRRKAKLQTRPHEEDDEEAKDVGQRKDVKMSHGSGSTTGSSSNGSTTRTRKQLSPTKRSRGKDSVVNGRARRYGWHGQPADENDDEGEEDEEEDEEDEEEEEGEGEEEEDDVLWQHPANSSKPTSSSSSSCAVAQKRSNGSSALSSYSSSSSSSSSSSSSSSSCSSASSSARCKGASLQQLADQQRLKLKLRMNPASTTTLTDAERLRRQWPPSKCDSNRNSTSNNTAAPDRRGGLAGKRTAAAATSSRRREPHDGDGQSTSVGSTTHHVGGGEPPTPMTTVSDDDEEDDIILSKIRQCSMQRDAAATSTNNTNSISSMAISSSTPSQAPDSGCAGGATSSKLSPSSSTFSTSSSSTVPAEPLMRTPERRLKLTLRMKRSPVIDEIIESGNSMSDADNGASPSAFRREYEILRMEGLRDLDEQEEEHEEEEGGRDRSYRSVCRRVANLSRRSLTYDSPASSSSTHSLSDGTLLARAKATDEASATYRPDDATNGEKDEAMEDDDEEEEEEDLTSYSSSCSSLVSQKRKKRHKASKEARRLRKEAKRARRMKYYTCATNEAAPVVEDDKELGEHTVTQPQPPPPPPPPPPPPLAPVAIVSATTTTTTDAARCAIMAEDTPETYQQQQQQQRTHYHQNHFPLPHQQALQSVILQPTALRDVRPAEVSGGTGGRDEWGEMPHINLRWSLANPAMYGDTVSSASASATTVTSATVGEGVGNGGIGLPMKRLRLIFGNESHTRELPAPPETSDSANSTTAATSSATNGGVIMSPSNISSSSTTTTLAGPEVAAAAVSPANLPSASNSEGVTVLRNGEHTTNPPNGTNRPNVIINNTPGVIVGPSRTTAITAPAEHRSSPSSMMVDCTSGSIIGGKGVINSACGISTNVILQRPQQHPQQLLSTAPTTTTTAGGMDDGDVGGGGGGGLGGNGLMLRGHQYLPPSSTIPTDVPCTAVYPPGVTSVGGDVQRASSTISGGLQTTESGTYLGALKCVRESCPEGRLLPINPLKISSLWRCDRCNLKMDNIKASKIQEIAGRMILNNAIKREASYIIDYLNDHIVKFLLPTNQFTVELKLQAIKKIQSDRPLAELREKEKYCVEILDVLQRLNYGECFVKGVLCYELFVTRVTIAQLLNESAIATETANLDQLHTAWKILSPSGNRPRDLQQLVVTYGIE
- the LOC118509186 gene encoding pneumococcal serine-rich repeat protein isoform X2, which encodes MVVASSGHASGSGGAGQQQAGRTSNQQHRLAQVASPGTGMTPKELSDNDDLATGLVLDTILGFQTHKMSLKYRPLKANKDEIKNIIEEFIRTQNYSKCYQQLINGNWMPRSLLNKNKLALKRLEAHIYRYLRVFDQHSGFVIEACYRYSLEGQKGAKICSTRRWMKNEKIECLVGCIAELTEREEADLLYPGRNDFSVMYSCRKNCAQLWLGPAAYINHDCRANCKFVATGRDTACVKVLRDIEVGEEITCFYGEDFFGDNNCYCECETCERRGTGAFAARARLIESASLYNGAACDSGVSGGSGVAGGVGVSGAGSEVGEGVAGTVSSLAGDVNGLGGVVVVGTANGGVRYRLRETDNRLNRMKNKRNNGTGGSDLGGAKLASLGKEPPSALSMLTVRELRDKGMTKYDAEMLLAQQKPYCTNVAAPVVAPLAPLGRQFATELADDGESLAGHGSSTSGSKKATDEKSASQLKRATRSSTCSSMKPSTATTTAATTTTTTTTATKEDEHSPKGQDKKRDDETFEEGNGRTVQHHTGGKTPASKSVHSRQRRYSSYSSIADSEQFSETSSTERKAPAAAAKSAARHHQPHETKRKRKKDRAEEDGGARRRRATSVVGPGGKVRSRSKEHPDEVILIDDDCSNSSVPSFASDLPYSQPVPTADGNQQQKRRASMYTSSSRSIYTFHDDTPPEADASKGGDGQLKRATRSSTGGSIKPSTGAKPDEKKRDEPQGSRAAHGKGSNPGRRRYSSYSIVESSEQFGKASSTTSAGQHETHQALETKRKTRKDSAGSDPRRRAASVAPGGGKVGAKDSSEDVIVIDDDCSNSSVHSFSLEPIGSQKRRASMYSSSSRSIYTFHDDTPDDGTAGPTVNGYYALRNPSHAPQQDTHHPHHHHHHHPHSNPFAAGIPVDESAQPSTTRKQSVSRKRTREPTPDEQLATSGTSSAKRVAENAATSSQQRIMTRRMSLRVAHASGGDAHSTLPSTGAETDEVSPRLTRGMLRLLVEEHLAESNGRQQQQQNLAKPFRASRPGEEGVCEGSGQECGDKFGRRCSTVTTTTTAEDEKQQQRKAAKASSNRGSGRRKAKLQTRPHEEDDEEAKDVGQRKDVKMSHGSGSTTGSSSNGSTTRTRKQLSPTKRSRGKDSVVNGRARRYGWHGQPADENDDEGEEDEEEDEEDEEEEEGEGEEEEDDVLWQHPANSSKPTSSSSSSCAVAQKRSNGSSALSSYSSSSSSSSSSSSSSSSCSSASSSARCKGASLQQLADQQRLKLKLRMNPASTTTLTDAERLRRQWPPSKCDSNRNSTSNNTAAPDRRGGLAGKRTAAAATSSRRREPHDGDGQSTSVGSTTHHVGGGEPPTPMTTVSDDDEEDDIILSKIRQCSMQRDAAATSTNNTNSISSMAISSSTPSQAPDSGCAGGATSSKLSPSSSTFSTSSSSTVPAEPLMRTPERRLKLTLRMKRSPVIDEIIESGNSMSDADNGASPSAFRREYEILRMEGLRDLDEQEEEHEEEEGGRDRSYRSVCRRVANLSRRSLTYDSPASSSSTHSLSDGTLLARAKATDEASATYRPDDATNGEKDEAMEDDDEEEEEEDLTSYSSSCSSLVSQKRKKRHKASKEARRLRKEAKRARRMKYYTCATNEAAPVVEDDKELGEHTVTQPQPPPPPPPPPPPPLAPVAIVSATTTTTTDAARCAIMAEDTPETYQQQQQQQRTHYHQNHFPLPHQQALQSVILQPTALRDVRPAEVSGGTGGRDEWGEMPHINLRWSLANPAMYGDTVSSASASATTVTSATVGEGVGNGGIGLPMKRLRLIFGNESHTRELPAPPETSDSANSTTAATSSATNGGVIMSPSNISSSSTTTTLAGPEVAAAAVSPANLPSASNSEGVTVLRNGEHTTNPPNGTNRPNVIINNTPGVIVGPSRTTAITAPAEHRSSPSSMMVDCTSGSIIGGKGVINSACGISTNVILQRPQQHPQQLLSTAPTTTTTAGGMDDGDVGGGGGGGLGGNGLMLRGHQYLPPSSTIPTDVPCTAVYPPGVTSVGGDVQRASSTISGGLQTTRFLLLSFPPSLDVQPCAGNGTSW